GATGCGCCCGGGTGGTGACCGACCGGGACCGGCTGGTGGCGCATCTTGCTCCCGTTGACCCGGCGGATTCCGGGACGGCCGCACCCACCGGGGGTTCGGTCCGGATCGAGATCGAGATCGAGACCCTTTCCAGCCGGTTCCCCCTGTCATCGGAGCCGCGTGCGGTCCCGGCCGAGAGCGAGAGGCAGTCATGACCGACACCGACGAGATGTACGTGATTGTCCGCAACCACGAGGAGCAGTACTCGATCTGGCGGTCGGGTCGGCCGGTACCGGCCGGGTGGGAGCCGGTCGGCGAGCCGGCGTCCCGGGACGACTGTCTCGCGCGCATCGGCGAGTTGTGGACGGACATGCGCCCGGCCAGCCTGCGGGCCGCCATGAGCGCCTCCGCTGAGGAGCAAGGGACGCACAGTGGCTGAGCCCGAGTACGCGTCCG
Above is a genomic segment from Actinoplanes ianthinogenes containing:
- a CDS encoding MbtH family protein yields the protein MTDTDEMYVIVRNHEEQYSIWRSGRPVPAGWEPVGEPASRDDCLARIGELWTDMRPASLRAAMSASAEEQGTHSG